One segment of Rhizobium leguminosarum DNA contains the following:
- a CDS encoding DUF421 domain-containing protein: MDAVLRGLAIYFTLLVIIRLSGRRTLAQMTPFDLVIVLVISETTQQAMLGDDFSITNAVILILTLFTTDIGLSYVKRWWPRAAHIIDGVPTVLVTDGVYDEGALKGARLQKEDVMQAARSQEGIESVTEIKFAILEVSGNISIIKKQKSG; encoded by the coding sequence GTGGATGCGGTATTACGCGGACTGGCAATTTATTTCACACTGCTCGTGATCATCCGTCTGTCGGGAAGACGGACATTGGCCCAGATGACGCCGTTCGATCTGGTCATCGTGCTGGTGATCTCCGAAACCACCCAGCAGGCGATGCTGGGAGATGACTTCTCGATCACCAACGCCGTCATCTTGATCCTCACGCTGTTTACGACCGACATCGGCCTGTCCTACGTGAAGAGGTGGTGGCCTCGCGCAGCCCATATTATCGACGGCGTTCCAACCGTTCTGGTGACGGATGGCGTCTATGACGAAGGCGCGCTCAAAGGCGCTCGGCTGCAGAAGGAAGATGTCATGCAAGCGGCTCGAAGCCAGGAAGGCATCGAGAGCGTGACGGAGATAAAATTTGCCATCCTCGAAGTGAGCGGCAACATCAGCATCATCAAGAAGCAGAAATCCGGCTGA
- a CDS encoding FGGY-family carbohydrate kinase — translation MSDTSRTPEADAKHVIGVDVGTGSARAGLFDLTGRMLASAKRNITLFHEPGSMAEQSSTEIWAAVCAAVREAVSSAGVEPASVMGIGFDATCSLVVLGEGGKPLPVGPSEDPNRDIIVWMDHRAVPQAERINALGHDVLRYVGGRISPEMETPKLLWLKENRPEVFDAAWQFFDLADFLTWRATGDLSRSTCTVTCKWTYLAHEKRWDGGYFHQIGLGALADEEFARIGQAIVEPGSALGQGLTAAAADELGLKRGTAVAAGLIDAHAGGIGTVGIGTDPKANLAYVFGTSSCTMTSTAEPSFVPGVWGPYFSAMVPGLWLNEGGQSAAGAAIDHLLSFHPAAAEARELSKSAGIPLPVLLADMAARKAGRSSDAVTLATGLHVVPEFLGNRAPFADPHARAIIAGLGMEDDIGSLVSLYVAGLCGIGYGLRQIIETQADAGVTIENIVISGGAGQHDFVRHLLADASGKPVIATKAEEPVLLGAAILGAVAGGLFADVREAMTTLSAVETTFLPSEGAIPHIHDKRYEGFKELQALARKLRIDA, via the coding sequence ATGAGCGACACATCTCGCACGCCAGAAGCAGATGCCAAACATGTCATCGGCGTCGACGTCGGCACCGGCAGCGCCCGCGCCGGCCTGTTCGACCTGACCGGGCGGATGCTTGCGTCCGCCAAGCGGAATATCACCCTGTTTCACGAACCGGGTTCGATGGCTGAGCAATCGAGCACCGAGATCTGGGCGGCGGTTTGCGCGGCAGTGCGCGAAGCGGTTTCCTCGGCCGGGGTCGAACCGGCGTCCGTCATGGGGATTGGGTTCGATGCCACCTGTTCGCTCGTCGTCCTCGGCGAAGGCGGCAAGCCGCTTCCCGTCGGGCCTTCGGAAGATCCGAACCGGGACATCATCGTATGGATGGACCATCGCGCCGTCCCGCAGGCGGAGCGCATCAATGCGCTCGGCCATGACGTCCTGCGTTACGTCGGCGGCCGTATCTCGCCTGAGATGGAAACGCCCAAGCTTCTCTGGCTGAAGGAAAATCGCCCTGAGGTTTTTGATGCCGCGTGGCAATTCTTCGACCTTGCAGATTTCCTGACCTGGCGGGCGACCGGCGATCTGTCGCGTTCGACCTGCACGGTCACCTGCAAGTGGACTTATCTCGCCCATGAAAAGCGCTGGGATGGCGGTTATTTTCATCAGATCGGCCTCGGCGCTCTCGCCGACGAAGAGTTTGCCCGCATCGGCCAGGCTATCGTCGAGCCTGGTTCGGCACTCGGTCAGGGACTGACCGCGGCAGCAGCAGACGAACTTGGCCTGAAGCGGGGAACGGCGGTTGCGGCCGGGCTGATCGACGCCCATGCGGGTGGGATCGGAACCGTCGGCATCGGTACCGATCCGAAAGCCAATCTCGCCTATGTTTTTGGTACCTCCTCCTGCACGATGACGTCGACGGCAGAACCGTCATTCGTGCCCGGCGTCTGGGGACCTTATTTTTCGGCGATGGTGCCGGGGCTGTGGCTGAACGAGGGCGGCCAGAGTGCTGCCGGTGCGGCGATCGACCATCTTCTCTCGTTCCATCCGGCAGCCGCGGAGGCGAGGGAGCTTTCAAAGAGCGCCGGCATTCCGCTGCCGGTTTTGCTTGCAGACATGGCCGCCCGAAAGGCGGGCCGTTCTTCCGACGCCGTCACGCTTGCGACGGGACTGCACGTCGTTCCCGAGTTCCTCGGCAACCGCGCGCCCTTTGCCGATCCGCATGCCCGCGCAATCATTGCCGGTCTCGGGATGGAGGACGATATCGGCAGCCTGGTCTCTCTTTACGTCGCAGGGCTTTGCGGTATCGGCTACGGCCTCAGGCAGATCATCGAGACGCAGGCCGATGCGGGCGTTACCATCGAAAACATCGTCATCAGCGGTGGCGCCGGCCAGCACGACTTCGTTCGCCACCTGCTTGCCGATGCGAGCGGCAAGCCGGTCATTGCGACAAAGGCAGAGGAACCGGTTCTGCTGGGGGCCGCCATCCTGGGCGCTGTCGCCGGCGGGCTGTTTGCGGATGTGCGCGAAGCGATGACGACACTCTCGGCGGTCGAAACGACATTTCTGCCATCAGAAGGGGCGATCCCTCATATTCATGACAAGCGCTATGAAGGGTTCAAGGAGCTTCAGGCTCTGGCGCGCAAGTTGCGTATCGACGCTTAG
- a CDS encoding carboxymuconolactone decarboxylase family protein has protein sequence MSSDVVFAQTVEERRERGAAVIRSLNNGMTQPNLEAMRQEFPFLAEATEAYALGDVWSRPGLDNRTRQLAAVAAFAAMGLMDLMKVHAGYALNIGVSEEELKEVIYMITVPAGFPRAIAASQALSQLFAERSDAGDNKPARARP, from the coding sequence GTGTCGTCGGATGTGGTCTTCGCTCAGACTGTGGAGGAGCGTCGCGAACGCGGTGCTGCTGTCATCCGGAGCCTCAACAACGGCATGACACAGCCAAATTTAGAAGCGATGCGGCAAGAGTTTCCGTTCCTCGCCGAAGCAACCGAAGCCTACGCTCTCGGAGACGTGTGGTCGCGTCCGGGTCTCGATAACCGCACGCGCCAACTCGCCGCCGTCGCTGCATTTGCGGCAATGGGCCTGATGGACTTGATGAAGGTTCACGCCGGATATGCGCTCAATATCGGCGTTTCCGAGGAAGAGCTCAAGGAAGTGATCTATATGATAACGGTTCCGGCAGGCTTTCCCCGTGCCATTGCTGCGTCGCAAGCACTGTCTCAGCTTTTTGCGGAGCGGTCGGACGCCGGCGACAATAAGCCAGCGCGAGCCAGACCGTAG
- a CDS encoding class I SAM-dependent methyltransferase gives MTEINETTLNELVGRVLGDLGGAVSVPLVRIGDALGLYRTLKEIGPVKADELADASGCAPRYVREWLAAQAASGYVHHERGLFSLTPEQAFVFAEPDSPVNLIGAFDTAAAMVENQPKVQSAFKTGRGVAWGDQAGCMFCAVARLFRPGYVNALVQDWLPALEGVTDRLKTGAKVADVGCGHGLSTILMAQAFPNSRFVGYDFHPGSIAAASAHAQAHGLTNLHFEVGRAQDFDGRDFDLITCFDCLHDMGDPKAAAAHIRKALKEGGVWMVVEPMAGDTLEENINPVGRLYYSASTMICVPTSLAQETGLALGAQAGERRLAEVIRSGGFTHIRRAAQTPLNMILEAS, from the coding sequence ATGACGGAAATCAACGAAACAACGCTCAATGAACTCGTGGGCCGCGTCCTTGGCGACCTCGGCGGAGCGGTCAGCGTGCCGCTGGTCCGGATCGGAGATGCTCTCGGGCTGTACAGGACGCTGAAGGAGATCGGGCCGGTGAAGGCCGACGAACTTGCCGATGCCTCGGGATGCGCACCTCGTTATGTCCGCGAGTGGCTGGCGGCACAGGCTGCCTCGGGTTATGTGCACCATGAGCGAGGATTGTTCTCGCTGACGCCCGAACAGGCCTTCGTATTTGCCGAGCCGGACAGCCCGGTCAATCTGATTGGCGCGTTCGATACCGCTGCTGCGATGGTCGAGAACCAGCCGAAGGTGCAGTCCGCCTTCAAAACCGGCCGAGGCGTTGCCTGGGGCGATCAGGCCGGCTGCATGTTCTGCGCCGTCGCGCGACTATTCCGCCCGGGTTATGTCAACGCCCTTGTGCAGGACTGGCTGCCGGCGCTCGAGGGTGTGACCGACAGGTTGAAAACGGGTGCGAAGGTGGCGGACGTCGGATGTGGGCACGGGCTATCGACGATCCTGATGGCGCAGGCGTTTCCGAATTCCCGGTTCGTGGGCTACGACTTCCATCCAGGCTCGATTGCCGCTGCGTCCGCGCACGCCCAGGCACACGGGTTGACGAACCTGCACTTCGAGGTCGGCCGGGCGCAGGATTTCGACGGCCGGGATTTCGATTTGATCACCTGCTTCGACTGCTTGCACGATATGGGCGACCCGAAAGCCGCTGCGGCTCATATCCGAAAGGCGTTAAAAGAGGGCGGCGTCTGGATGGTGGTCGAACCAATGGCCGGAGATACGCTGGAGGAGAACATCAATCCGGTTGGACGGCTCTACTACTCAGCCTCGACGATGATCTGCGTTCCGACCTCGCTTGCGCAGGAGACAGGGCTGGCACTCGGTGCGCAAGCGGGAGAGCGGCGATTGGCCGAGGTGATCCGCTCAGGCGGTTTCACTCATATCCGGCGTGCGGCCCAGACGCCCCTCAACATGATTCTCGAGGCCAGCTGA
- a CDS encoding GMC oxidoreductase, which translates to MTSDEALAAHCKRTVKTGYHPVGTCKMGQDSDPEGVLDTSLRVRDTRGLRVVDASLMLTIVSGNTNAAVMAAAGKAVGLILA; encoded by the coding sequence GTGACAAGTGACGAGGCCCTCGCCGCTCATTGCAAGCGCACTGTTAAAACCGGCTATCACCCTGTCGGCACGTGCAAGATGGGTCAAGACAGCGACCCAGAAGGGGTCCTGGATACCAGCCTCAGGGTCCGGGACACACGAGGCTTGCGGGTCGTAGACGCGTCTCTGATGCTAACGATTGTCAGCGGCAACACCAACGCTGCCGTCATGGCTGCGGCAGGCAAAGCTGTCGGCCTTATCCTCGCATAG
- a CDS encoding L,D-transpeptidase codes for MRLLALVAAAFLLTVFQTQAQIYGPYDGYDDFDGYGYDDPYSPYPPPLDYDPAPPYQEPLHDRRQPPTGRAKGTIEIVTSEHTLIYTTPWGEQFAYPIAVGREGKQWYGSTRVVSKRAHPEWRPTAGMRQKNPRLPAVVKPGPANPLGTRAIYLADGLLRIHGTNDPSSIGTNASSGCFRMYRQDVEELYEIVQPGTKVIVRR; via the coding sequence ATGAGATTGCTGGCTCTCGTGGCTGCGGCCTTTTTGCTGACGGTCTTTCAGACTCAAGCCCAGATCTATGGGCCGTATGATGGATATGACGACTTTGATGGATACGGTTACGACGATCCCTACAGCCCCTATCCGCCACCACTCGATTACGATCCAGCGCCTCCCTATCAAGAGCCCCTGCATGATCGCAGGCAACCGCCGACAGGGCGTGCAAAAGGAACCATCGAAATCGTCACGAGCGAACATACGCTCATTTACACCACCCCTTGGGGCGAGCAATTCGCTTACCCCATCGCGGTCGGCCGTGAGGGCAAGCAATGGTATGGATCTACGCGGGTCGTGTCGAAGCGAGCGCATCCTGAGTGGCGACCCACGGCCGGCATGCGTCAGAAGAATCCTCGGCTTCCAGCGGTCGTGAAGCCCGGCCCCGCCAATCCGCTCGGAACCCGCGCGATCTATCTCGCCGATGGCTTGTTGCGCATCCACGGCACCAACGACCCCTCGTCTATCGGCACCAACGCGTCGAGCGGGTGCTTTCGAATGTACCGTCAAGATGTCGAAGAGCTTTACGAGATCGTGCAGCCGGGAACGAAAGTCATCGTTCGGCGCTAG
- a CDS encoding HigA family addiction module antitoxin, giving the protein MPVYETTRPTTRCPSHPGALLEDIIPATGKTKVEIANLLGISRQQLYDILNEKKPVSPNVAARLGKLFGDGPAIWLRMQAAYDAWHAEREVDVSGIPTIRAA; this is encoded by the coding sequence ATGCCCGTATATGAAACGACGAGGCCGACGACGCGTTGCCCTTCCCACCCTGGGGCACTGCTTGAGGACATCATCCCTGCAACGGGAAAAACCAAGGTGGAAATCGCCAATCTGCTCGGAATCTCGCGCCAGCAACTCTACGATATTCTGAACGAGAAGAAGCCGGTTTCGCCCAATGTCGCTGCCCGACTTGGGAAATTGTTCGGTGATGGCCCCGCAATATGGCTGCGCATGCAGGCTGCCTATGATGCTTGGCACGCCGAACGGGAGGTGGACGTCTCCGGCATCCCGACGATCAGGGCGGCATGA
- a CDS encoding LysR family transcriptional regulator — protein sequence MAIDLKLVSVFLAVAEAKSFRGAAERLGLTHSAVSQAIRRMEDRMGVALIQRTTRSVSLTEAGMRLYERVGPAVAEVELALDDAQDRGSQPTGLLRLAVSSIAERFISGPLLASFIHAYPGVQVDVNVTDEEFDIVAEGYDAGVRLGEVIEQDMIAVPVSGNQRQLVVAAPSYLERFGTPANPSELSRHCCIGWRPAPDVAPYRWEFEENGREFDVAVNPRITTNDMGVMVRTACAGGGVTFGMEETFRPYLDRGELMSLMEDYLPPFPGFFLYFADRRNLPPKLRALVDHVRYRSDRNGNEMSFEAG from the coding sequence ATGGCCATCGATCTAAAACTCGTGTCCGTATTCCTTGCCGTCGCGGAAGCGAAGAGTTTCCGCGGCGCGGCTGAGCGACTCGGCCTCACCCACTCGGCGGTAAGCCAGGCGATCCGACGGATGGAAGACCGGATGGGAGTTGCTCTCATCCAGCGCACGACGCGTAGCGTCAGCCTGACTGAAGCGGGCATGCGGCTTTACGAGCGCGTTGGGCCCGCAGTCGCCGAAGTCGAACTGGCACTGGATGATGCCCAGGATCGAGGGTCCCAGCCGACAGGACTCCTGCGGCTCGCTGTATCGTCGATTGCCGAGCGGTTTATTTCCGGGCCGCTGCTTGCGAGCTTCATACACGCCTATCCGGGCGTGCAAGTCGATGTAAACGTCACCGATGAAGAGTTCGATATCGTCGCCGAGGGTTACGATGCGGGTGTGCGGCTCGGCGAAGTGATTGAGCAGGACATGATCGCGGTACCGGTCTCTGGCAACCAGCGGCAGCTCGTCGTCGCCGCGCCGTCTTACCTGGAACGCTTCGGAACGCCCGCAAATCCATCAGAGCTTTCCAGGCACTGCTGCATCGGCTGGCGTCCGGCGCCGGATGTGGCGCCGTATCGCTGGGAGTTCGAGGAGAATGGTCGGGAATTCGACGTGGCCGTCAATCCGAGGATCACGACAAACGATATGGGGGTCATGGTGCGGACGGCGTGCGCCGGCGGAGGCGTGACATTCGGCATGGAAGAGACGTTCAGGCCGTATCTCGACCGGGGGGAACTGATGTCGCTTATGGAGGACTACCTACCGCCATTCCCAGGATTCTTTCTTTATTTCGCGGATCGCCGAAATCTGCCTCCGAAGCTGCGCGCCCTCGTCGATCACGTGCGTTATCGCTCCGATAGGAATGGAAATGAAATGTCTTTCGAGGCGGGCTGA
- a CDS encoding type II toxin-antitoxin system RelE/ParE family toxin, whose protein sequence is MIKSFRNKALADLFETGKTAKIDAKLQKRILIRLDRLEQAEKPDDMNLPGFDFHALKSHSPTRYTVHVNGPWCITFEFDGNDAARVDFEQYH, encoded by the coding sequence ATGATCAAGTCGTTCAGAAACAAAGCTCTGGCGGATCTCTTTGAGACAGGCAAAACCGCAAAGATCGATGCCAAGCTGCAAAAGCGCATTCTGATCCGGCTCGACCGTCTGGAGCAGGCCGAAAAGCCTGATGACATGAACCTCCCCGGGTTCGATTTCCATGCGCTGAAGAGTCATAGTCCCACCCGGTACACTGTTCATGTTAACGGCCCCTGGTGCATTACATTCGAGTTCGATGGCAATGATGCCGCCCGCGTCGATTTCGAGCAATATCACTGA
- a CDS encoding alpha/beta fold hydrolase, with the protein MKLSQTIRFATAEDGTRIAMASCGQGQVILRAAHWLSHVDYDLESPVWRPWLQALSAHNRFVRYDPRGCGLSDRHVFDLSVEAWHADLAAVAASIEEPRFVLLGLSQGGALAIAYALKYPERVSHLVLLNAYGQGARARAQTEAERLEAETLVNFVRVGWGRDNPAFCRFFTNLFIPDGTPEQHRWWGDLERQTAAADVAAQLLWQMQGIDVLDLAAMLRVPTLIAHSRGDMRVPFDQGCKLAAAIPGARFVPLESKNHVLLPDEPAWNVFQTELAAFLGQDRSVRPRAVSEAGLTPAEAALLDLVAEGLGNRAIAERLGKSAKTVRNQLSVIFSKLGVHSRSQAIVVALSR; encoded by the coding sequence ATGAAACTCAGTCAGACCATACGGTTCGCTACAGCCGAGGACGGCACCCGTATCGCCATGGCGTCTTGCGGGCAGGGTCAGGTGATCCTGCGGGCGGCGCACTGGCTGAGCCATGTCGATTACGATCTCGAAAGCCCGGTGTGGCGGCCGTGGCTCCAGGCGCTGTCCGCCCACAACCGGTTTGTGCGCTACGATCCGCGCGGCTGCGGTCTGTCGGACCGGCATGTCTTTGACCTTTCGGTCGAGGCGTGGCACGCAGACCTAGCTGCCGTGGCAGCGTCGATCGAGGAGCCGCGCTTCGTCCTCCTCGGTCTTTCGCAGGGCGGCGCGCTCGCTATCGCATATGCCCTCAAGTATCCAGAGCGAGTATCGCATCTGGTGCTTTTGAACGCCTATGGTCAGGGTGCCCGCGCCAGAGCCCAGACCGAGGCGGAGCGGCTGGAAGCCGAGACCCTTGTCAATTTCGTTCGCGTCGGCTGGGGACGCGATAATCCGGCGTTTTGCCGGTTCTTCACCAATCTCTTTATCCCCGACGGCACGCCTGAACAGCATCGCTGGTGGGGCGATCTCGAGCGGCAAACGGCAGCGGCTGACGTCGCCGCACAACTGCTTTGGCAGATGCAGGGGATCGACGTGCTGGATCTTGCGGCGATGCTGCGCGTCCCGACGCTGATCGCACACAGCCGCGGTGACATGCGCGTGCCGTTTGACCAGGGTTGCAAGCTCGCCGCCGCGATTCCGGGCGCGCGCTTCGTGCCGCTTGAGAGCAAGAACCATGTGCTCTTGCCGGACGAGCCCGCTTGGAATGTATTTCAAACGGAACTTGCCGCCTTTCTCGGGCAGGATCGGTCGGTGCGGCCGCGTGCGGTCAGTGAGGCCGGTCTGACACCCGCCGAGGCCGCCCTTCTCGACCTTGTCGCGGAGGGGCTAGGCAACCGTGCGATCGCAGAACGGCTTGGCAAGAGTGCAAAGACCGTGCGAAACCAGCTGTCGGTGATCTTCAGCAAACTCGGCGTACATAGCCGCTCGCAAGCGATCGTCGTCGCGCTCTCCCGATAG